One Leuconostoc kimchii IMSNU 11154 genomic window, CAGTCTATTGCTTAGAAGTCAATAAATTGGACCATTTTTATTCAGTTAATTAGGCGACATTTGAGATACGATTTCGATTATAAAAATTGATAGTCCAACCAATGGCTGCTTGGACCTCAGTTAATGTTTGGTATGCCTTCAAATAAACTTCTTCACGCTTCAATATTGAATGAAACGCTTCCATAAAGTCATTATCGTATGGATGTCCTTTGAGTGAATATGAATGTTTCAAGCCATAATTTTGACCCTTGGTATTAAATTCAGCACTCGTGTATTGTAACCCCATATCCGAATGAACTATTAGTGGCTTTTGATGATTATCTAACGCCATCTGTAAGGCACTTGTAGCTAGTTCGGCTGTCCTTGTATTGCCAATTTTATAGCCTAATACTTTTCTCTTCTCAGGATCCAAAACGGTTGCTAAATAGGCCCATCTGTGATTAGTCAACTGAATATAAGTGATATCTGTTTGCCAAACACCGCTCAAATCATGCTAGTGCCTAATCAGATTAGTTATTTGAGAAACCGTCACAACGGTTTTGTGTTTGCGATAACGTTTTGCATGCTTGATCTAATCCTTAATTCACGCATCAATTTGAGTGTCATATACTCAGATATTTTCGGGCAGTCATTGGTTAGTTGACTATAAGCAGCAATACGACGATAACCATAAAATTTAAAGGTTTTCCAAACGTCTAAAATATAAGGTTTTAGGCATTCTCTAAACTTTTCTTGTCGACTGAACTGCCAATGGCGCCAGTTGTAATAGGTACTAGGTCTGATTTTAAGTGGACTTAAAATACGCACAAGCGCGTAGCCTTGTGCTAAAAATTGGTTAACTAGCGGCAATCCCACATTACGGACTATTTTTTGGCTAGTAAGATGGCCGCTCAATGCTTGTCAGGCTATGCGTGATAAAATTTCGTTTTCTTCCTCCAAAATAGTGAGGCGCTTCTCTAGTTGCTTGACGTATTTTAAAGTCTTTGACTGACCCTTGATCAAGATTGGAGTAGCTTGTTTAACCCAAATATCCATAGGATCGTTCGACGGTCCGAATCCTTCTGCTAGTGATTTAAGTGAACGGCCTTCTTGGTGAAGTTTAACCAAGAAACCTTTGACATCTTGTGAATAACGGACTGAATAAAGATAGTCCATTTTTTAGTATATTAGCATCGGATTATGCCCTAGAAATAAAGAAGTCCTGATTTTCAGTATACGAGCATTGTAAATCTAGGTAAAATTGGTTGATTATAATAAAGTGTGAGTCTGGTATAAGCGTTTGTCCATGTTACTGAACTGATATCATATATGCATATCAATTGGAAGACGTATATTTTTGTCATCTGCCATTAATTTAATATAATTAATCTTGAATAAACAATTTTTTAATATATTGTACTGTTCTAACAGAAATATTGAAAGCTTCTGCTGTAGATTTTATTGTGTGCGTTTGAGAATACTCAAAGATAGCTGTGTTTCGGCTATCTTTTTTTCTTTTGGGTCTACCTTCTTTATAGTTGGGATTGTGTTGCCTTGCAAATATCTTACCAGCCTGCGTACGTTCGATAATCATGTCGCGTTCCATTTCCGCAACCGAAAGTAATGTTCTTACAATCATGCGACCCATTGGGGTATTGTCAATTGTTCCTAAGTTTAGAACTTTAATCACAATTTTTTGTTTCAGGAGATCATCAATTAAATTTAATGCTTCACGTGTATTTCGAGCAAAGCGATCTAACTTGGTGACGATCAATGTGTCATTAGGTTCAATTAGATTGACAAGTTTTTTAAACTGTGGTCGTGATGTAGTTGTACCTGAATATTTTTCACTGAAAATCATTTCAGCCCCGGCATTTTTCAAAGTCTCTTTTTGTTCATATAAAGATTGTCCAGCTGTTGAAACCCGTGCATAACCATAAACTGTCATTTTATACCTCTTTAAAATTGCATAACTAAATTGCAGTATATAAAGCCAAGTATAGCATGACTTTGAAAAAGTGCAAACTACTCAAAAGTTTATTGCACTAATAACTGTAAAGCTGTCATATTTTTTTGTGAAGATTAGGTTATGATATAATTTTATTTACAAGCAAGTTAAGGACTGGTGGAATCTGATAGTTGGGGGTGACGCTTATTGTTGAAACTCAAGGCTACCTGAAAGGATAACACCAAATGGTCTGTTAGACCGCGGTAATTGTGTTGATCACATTTCTGGTTGTTTTAGCTACGAAAGTAGTCGAACTACTAAAAGAAATTAACAAGTCTAAAAAATAGGTAAACAAAAACCCCTTAACTTTGGCCGGTTCTAGGGGTTTTCGTGAAATGACTATTTTAGTTTATTAACAAAATAACAACTACCAACGCTGAAGCACGCTTGTGACTTAAAAGGTCATGTACCTAACATGGGTCTTTTTGTTTATATTTATATTATACCACTTTCACTGTTTTTGCCAATTATTTCTATTTCATAGATCATTTTGCTTGTTTTTATTTAGCATTTTTAAACTAATTTTCAGGTGTGTTGTTTAATAATCCATTAATACTAAATGGGGTTAGTAATGAAATGGTCGTACTAAGCGATACTTCATCGGGTGTATGGCGTTCTTGATATATTAAGTATACGAAATTCGGAATCTTATTTGATATTGTTGACTCAACGTATATACGTTGCTTAAGGGCGGTATTGTCATCAGAAAGCGTTATATTTGCAATTTTTGGTGCTAAGTTATTTTCAATGTTATCTATTTTGTAGCCATTTTCCGCAAGAATCATTTTTTTAAAAAAACGAATTCCTTACTTGCAATGCAGTCTTTGTTTGATAGGTTTGAATAACATTTTGTGTTTTCAAATTGTACTGAACTGATCATAATTATCTCTTTTCTATTTTCATGTAGTATCCCAATTTAGGTTGGTATAACGTGCATTTTAGATACATGATGATATCAGTAAATTATTTTCCACATCTGTAATTTTTACTTTTGAAGAGACACTATAAAATATAAATATTTGATTTTTATACTTTTTAAAGTGTTAACAAGTATTGTTTAGGAGAAAACATGAAATATTTAAAAGATAGTACCCTGCTGACTAGTTGTCTTGTAGTATTTTTTGGTGGGTCATTAGGTAGCTTGTTCAGGCTACTAATTACCGAAATTCCACATATTGGGAGTAGTCCTTGGGTTATAGTAGTCATCAATGTTTTAGGATCATTCTTCCTTGCTTATATCGGAGCAGTCATTCCTGACAGCTATGACTATTCTTTAATTTTAAAAAATTTTATAGGGACGGGTATCATGGGTGGCTTTACAACATTCAGCACATTTATACTTCAAATTAATCAATTAGGTAGAGAAAATTTTTTAATTAGTATTATTTATACATTAATTAGTTTTATACTGGCTTACATTGCAGTTGTTTTTGGGAAAAATGTAGGAAAAAATCGGAGATTAAATCAGTGAATTTTTTTAACTTTTATTTGTATTTCTGTTTAGCTGCTGGGCTAGGTGCTGTTATTCGATATCTAGTTATAAGTTTTATGCCAAGGATTACAAATTTTTTCACAGGTGTTTTTTATGTTAATATTATTGGTGCTTTTTTGATGGGTGTATTATCAGTTAATATGAACAGCAACGTCTGGCATATTATTATTGGAACGGGTTTTATTGGCGGCCTGACGACATTCAGCACCATGATGACACAGGGAGAGCAGTTTAATAGTTTTAAACGGAGTATGGTATATTTTGCATTGACATTAGTCTTAGGAATTTTTTTATTTATTGTAGCTATACACATACACGTTTAACGAAATACTTTGAATGTGAAACACGCAGTTTTAAATGTCTTTGATGTTTTGTTAATACATACACAAAACGAATTCGCTTGATTCTGTTTTAATCAAAGAATGAGAATATATAAAGAAAATCGTTAAATTTTTCTGTATTTGGAATCAACCCCCTTTTTGTTGTAAACTGATTTTATGTTTAAAAAAAGAATTAGACTCAATACATCAAAGCTGTCAGTAGTATTATATGGCACACTTATAGGTTTTTTAACAGGAATAGTTGTTAGTGTCTTCCGCTGGACAATTGAAAAATTGCTTCAATTTGTGCAAACGCTGTATCTCGATATTTCACATGGCAATATAGCGTTAATATTTTTAGTGATAACTGCTAATTTAATTTGTTTTTTAATTGTTTCATGGATGTTAAACAAAGAACCTAATATATCCGGTTCCGGCATTCCACAGGTTGAAGGTCTATTATTGGGTGAACTAAAAATAAACTGGTGGTCGACATTGTGGCGGAAATTTATATCAGGAATTTTGGCTATTGGTAGTGGTTTAATGCTGGGGCGGGAAGGTCCTTCAATTCAACTGGGTGCATCAATTGGTCAGGGTGTGGCATCATATAAACGTCTTAGTCATAATCAATCGAAAGGGCTTATAGCCAGTGGTGCCGCTGCAGGTTTATCAGCTGCATTTAATGCACCTTTAGCCGGCGTTATGTTTGTATTGGAGGAAGTCTATCACAGTATTTCTCCCTTTGTCTGGGTTGGTGCATTGACAGGCGCAAGCGTTTCGGATTTTGTCTCTACGGTTTTGTTTGGCCAAACACCAGTTTTATCTATTGGACACTTAAGCGTTTTCCCGGTACAGTTATATGGTTTATTGTTGGTATTTGGTATTATATTAGGCTTATTTGGCTTTTTATATCAAAAATTTTTACTATTCAGCTTAAATTGTTACAGTAAAATTAGGGTTCCTAAATATTTATACGGTATCGTGCCGTTTATCTTGGTGATACCGATTGGAATTTTATGGCCAAATCTTTTAGGTGGGGGAAATAATTTAATTTTATCACTGAAAGAAGCACCTATGACAATGAAAATGATCATCGTAATTTTGTTAGTTCGATTTGTTTTCTCAATGATTAGTTACGGTTCCGGTCTGCCAGGGGGAATATTTTTACCTATTTTGACTCTAGGTGCACTAAGTGGCGCATTGATGGCTCATATATTTGTCTATTTACATCTCATGAGTGCAAATTATGCTTTAAACTTTATTGTGATCGGTATGGCAGGTTATTTCGCATGTATTGGTAAAGCACCATTTACTGCAATTATTCTTATCTTTGAGATGGTTGGGAGTGTGACCCACATTTTACCTTTAGCACTTGTAAGTTTAGTAGCCTACTTAGTAGTTGATCTATTAAATGGTGCACCAATATATGAATCTTTATTAGAACGTTTGTTGAAAAGAAAACCAGCGCATCTAGCGATGTCCTCCATGATAACTATGGAAGTCACTGTTCTTGCTGGTGGTATGCTAGAAGATCAACAAATAAGAGACTTACAACTGGAATCAAATAGTTTGATTACACTGGTCAGAAGATCTGAAAATGTACTGATTCCCAAAGGAGACTTAGTATTACGTGCTGGTGATATTATTTATATTAGAATGAACCAAAAAGATGCAAAAATTACTAGAAATCAACTATCACTTAACAACTAAATAAATTTCAAAAACACGATTTTAGAGTTTTTGCGTCGAAAAGATAAATTCGTTATCAATTAAATTACAATTACAGAAATAATTACCAGGAGATTCTTTTTTACAAATAATTGGAACCAGCTTTAGTTTCAAATTCAATTGAGATAACATCGCTTTATCGTAATTTAGAGTGTTTTGATTGAGTGAGCACATCGTAATAGTGAAATTATATTCAACATAATTGTATCAAAATAAAAATTTGCCTAAGAAGAGGTGGAGTATGATGATATAAAAATTAGTTTTGTACTAACCATCAGCTTTTTTTGGTGTAAGTTCTTTGTTTAAACAATTTCTATATATTCCTTTTTTGCTAATAAAAAATCATATTTTTTTAATTAGAGACAGAAAATGTCTTTTTAAAAATTATATCGTAGGATCAGGACAATAATATATAGCGAAATTTGATTTGAATAATAAAACTATGGTATATTTAACTTAATTTAATTTAAACGGTTGGGCGCAAGCTTCAAGAATTGTTAGTCGGGGAACTAGCATTTTTTGGAGCTTTTTAAATATTAGGAGAAATAATGGAATATCTATTAATCATGTTCTTAGTCATAGTTACTATTTTTCTGGGAAAGGTAGGCACCTGGTTTGGTTTTTCTGAAGTTGTTGGGCAACTATTTTCAGGTATCATTTTAGGATCCAGCATATTTAATATAGTACAGTCAAGTAATTTAATCCACTTGATAGCTGAGATAGGTATTTTTTTACTGATGTTAAATTCGGGACTAGAGTCGGATTTAAAGGAAATGAAAAGATACATTAAAGCATCGTCACTCATTGCAGTTATGGGGGTACTACTACCCTTAATTACTTTTCCGATTGCATTTTTATTGCTTGGATATAATATACAGACTTCCATATTTGCCGGTGTTGTGTTCTCTGCAACTTCAATATCTATAACGTTAGCTGTACTATCGGAACAAAAAAAATTAGCCACTGCAATAGGAGCAATCATACTTTCGGCGGCTGTAATAGATGACATAATTGCTTTGTTTGCGGTGACTTTATTTTCTGTTTTAGTAGGTGGAGGTGCACTGGGGATAAACAGTATTTTACCATTACTCGCTTTTGCGTTAGGTATACTACTCAGGAAGTATAATTTTTCTGATAAAATTGGTGTTATCAGTACGAAAATGGGTAATTCTTTCTTTTACCCTGTATTTTTCGGGTCCATCGGTCTTGAAATCGTAATCCAGGGACTGGGAGATAAGATAACAGCTATTATAATTTTTAGTATTTTAGCTATTGTCACAAAATTTGTTGGCTCGTTATGGGGAGCAAAAATTTCTGGTCTAGATACCAGAGTTTCAAGTGCAATTGGGGCAGGCATGATTTCTAGAGGTGAGATGGCCCTTGTGATTATTCAAATAGGTATATCATCACATATTATTGATGATTATACTTCAGCGGAGTTTATTGTTGCTGTCATCGTTTCAACAATAGTAGCTCCGATAATCATGAAACCACTGTTCAAAAAGATTTGATATTACAATTATAAAAGTTGCTATATTAGCAGATGGCTGATTGGTTTCTGTCAGGTTATGCGTTATAAAATTTCATTTTGCTACTTAAATAGGGTTCCAAGCCAATAAGTGAAGGCCATTGTGAGCACTCCTGTGAATATGTTGCGCAAAATAGCTGGAATTATTGGTGCTCGTCCCGCCCAAGCGCTTAGCCAACCAGTTAAAAAAAGTGCCCAAAGCGTTGCCAAAATTGTTCCTATAACTTTCAGATTGTCGGGTAGTAATATCACGGATAGTAATGGCCAGATACCACCAGATATTGAGGCAATAAATGATGATACTAAGGCATGTCCAGGGCTTAAATACTTTCCAACTACAATACCGTACTTAATTTGTACATAGTGTTTCAAAGCATCATTTGTCATCAGGTCATCCGCCACACGTGTGGCTAATTTAGGATCAGCACCCCGTTGTTCATAATATATAGCAATTTCATCATGCACAATTGTAGGTTGGGTGGCCAAAAGGGTCTCAGCTTTTGCAACCACTGCTTTTTCTGTATCTTTTTGTGACGAAACCGAAACAAACTCCCCTGACGCCATAGAAAAAGCAACAGCGAGCATTTCAGCAATACCAGCTACAAAGACGACTGTATTATTGGTAGTCGCACCAGTAATACCGAGGATGACACCAGCGCCACCAATAATTCCGTCATTGGCACCTAACACTCCAGCACGAATAATATTTAATTTTTCTGATAAAGTCAATTTTTTGTATTCCATATTACGCAGCCATTAATAAGCCAATTAAGTATGTCACGGACATTGTTAATAGCCCCATCAGTACGTTTCGTAAAATCATTGTTTTTTTTGGTGTATTTCCATACACGGCTGAGAAATAGCCGGTTAAAACCAAGGCGAAAATTACAAAAATAAGAGTTATGACGACACGGTATGTCATCGGGACAAAGATCATACCGACCATTGGCAAGATGGCACCAAGGGGGAAAGCCATCATTGAAGCAATAGCAGCTTCAGCTGGCGAGATAAAATCATCCTCATTTATGCCATAGCGTGCGTGTAAGGTTTCTCCTAATGCATCTTTTTGCATGCTTTGTTGCGCAAGTAACCGTGCATTTTCCTCACTGATGCCATCTGTTTGATAGTGTTGTATCAGAAATTGAGCTTCTTGTGAAAAATTATTAACTAGCGCACTTCTTTGTTCGTCTTTAGCTGAACGCTCTGAATCTAATTGTGAATTTACGGATACATACTCACCTGTGGCCATTGAAAAAGTACCGGCGATTGTTGCTGTCAGGCCAGCCAGAAAAATTGTCCAAGTATTCATTGAGGCCCCATAAACACCAAAAACAACGCCAGCAATTGAAATAATACCGTCGTTCGCTCCCATCACAATGGCACGTAGAATATTTATTTTTTTACTAATTTGTATATCCATGTGTAAATTATAACATTTTATTTTACGGTTAATTACAAGAATTAAATGAACATTACAAATTACTGCAAAACATGCCGTGGTGATACACAGTTGATTATTTTCATTGATCTTATACTGATCAAATAAGTGGTTTGGTCTCATTATTTGACGCCCACTAATTAAGTATAAGATCATGTATTTGTGCTATAATGAGCAAAGGAGGAATTAAATAATGACTAACAATGAGATGAAGTTGAAAGATTACGGACCACATCCATTTGCTGTTGACCTTAATCAGGCGGCTATAAAAAATGTTAATTATCGCACAACCTTGTGGACAGGAGATCATTTTCAAGTTACTTTAATGGCAATTCCACCTAATGGTGGTGATATTGGAATGGAAATTCATCATGGTAATGACCAGTTTATTTATTTAGTTGAAGGTGTCGGACATGTTCAGATGGGAAAAGATAGAGAGAAATTGACTATTGATAAGGATATTACTCCTGGTGAGGCCATTATTATTCCTGATAATACTTGGCACAATGTTATCAATGTTGGTGATCAGGTTATGAAGTGCTACTCTATCTATTCACCAGTTAAGCATGAACACGGTGTTACAGAATCGACCAAGGAAGAAGCTATCATTCAAGAAGGGGAGCTTGAAGGCTCTGAAGAGTAATTTAACAAAGCATACATTTATTTGACAAAAGCGCATAAGCGCTTTTTTTTCAGTGTATGAGGAGAAATGATGAAAAAAGTAAAGAAGATACAAATTTTAGGAATGTTAGTTTTGATAATATTGAATTGTCGGCGATATTTTATGATCAGAAATCAATAAATTGAACTACTTTTGTTCAGTTGCTTAGGCAACATTTGAAATTTTGAGGTAAGGTTGCGATTATAAAAATTAGTATACCACCCGATAGCTGCTTGGAATTCAGTTGATGTTTGGTATGTTTTCAATATAACTCTTCCATATGTCCCTTGTCGTATGTTTGCCATTGCTGCGAGTATGAATGTTTCGATCCAGACTTTTGATATTTAATATTAAAATCAGCACTTGTGTATTGTGATCCCCCTGACCTTTTCCGACAGTTCACAAAGTCAGGTTTAAGCTTTTTTCACAATCTATACCAATTTAAAAATCGTCACTGGTTAATGCTTTAAATTTTCTTTTTTGTGTTGATGTTAGTGAATTTTGAACATAACTGTCAATCAATAATTCTATTACTTCGTAGTCAAACTTTGTTTTGTTAATAGCTTTGAGTGCAGCTAATTCCGTTTTAATACTTTCAGAAATTTTAATCTGCGACTTTTGATTGACAAATTTTTCTTTATTAGATTTTTTGTTTTTAGTTTCAATAGTATCTGTTTTAATTGTAGATTGTGGTTTTGGTGCTACTTTCTTTTCTCTACTATCATTTAAAGAAAATTGTTCTTTAGCTGGGATGTTACCTTGTACTCTTGGGCTCATTCCTTTTAGTACGCTATTACTCATTTTAGTTTACCTCTTTTTCATAAAAATTTAGTCTAGTAATTAGCTCATCTGTGACTTCGTTATACTTTTGTAGAACTTTTAAGTCATGTCTATCATGATTTGTAATTCCATTTATATCAAAGCGTTTAATACGTTCCATTTGTGGCACAATTGTTGAGAAAATATTGCTTTCACCGAAAATTTCTTTGGCATTTTCAATAATATATTCATCAACTGTTCCAGTATTTTTTAAAAGAACTGGCAGTAAACCTACAACTGTTAGATTTAGATCATATTTTTCATTTAGTTTATTTAACTCTTCGATATAATTTTCAGCACCAGTTAGTGAATGTTCTTGTGTTTGTAGTGAAATTAAAACATAGTCAGAACTAGTAACAGCATTACGTGTAATTTCTTTAGACATTGGTGGAACATCAATAATAATAATATCAAAGCTTTCTTTTATTGGATCTAATAGTTTTGAAAAATAAAAATCTTCGTCTGTTTGATTGTCTGTGTTTTGGTATAAAAACTTGGCAAATTCTTCGAAATCAATATTTGAAGGCATTAAAAATAAATTATCAATAATTTTTATTGGTAGATCATCAATTTTATTGTCAGCAATACCACGCATAAGTGTTTTTTCAAACGTGAGTATTCCGTCTTCATCTTGGTTTAACTTTGTTAAAGTTAGTGTTTTTGTGGCGTTTGCTTGGGGATCAAGATCAATAACTAAGGTCTTAATTCCTTTTTGCGCTAATGTATATGCTATTAGAATACTATTAGTAGTTTTTCCTACACCACCTTTGAAGTTTCCAACTGTTAGCGTGATTGCTTGTTTTCTATTTGTTTTTAATTCCATGATTAGTCCTTTATAAAAAAATAATATATAACTATATAACTATTTATAAATATAACTATATCACTATATATAAATATATCAATAGATAAATATAACTTTTTAACTATTTAACCGGCTGTACATACTGGTTTTATAGTGTTTATAAATAGTTAAATATCCCGTTTTAACTATTTCACTATTTATAAATATCTATATATATAAATAGTGAAATAGTTAAATAGTTAAATATCACTATTAAACAAATATATTGTTGACAGGGTGATTAGGGTGTATTATATTGATAGTGTTAATAAAAAAGAATAAAAGAAAAGCCACCAAGGATTGCCGTCCTTGATAGCTACATACATCTTATTTGTTTGATCAATGTAGCTCTATTATACAACATAACCTTTGTGTTGTAAATGTGGGTGATTTCAAAAAGAGTGAAGCCAAACACTTTAAGGGGTATGGTTGATATGACAGGTAGGGGGTAGTTGTGTTTCTTGCAACTCGGTAGATCCAAATTGCTGTATCAGGTATACGAAAAAATAGACAAGTGCCATTTTCCCAGACACTACTGTACAAAAATATTTGGGTGCTACACAAACAATCCATACTGGGCGTGTAGTAGGGTGAGAGCGACCATTAACGGCTCGGCAGGTAAAACGGTGTTCAAGGACACAGAGCTTGTCTTTAAACTGTATCGTGACAAAGAGAATAAATATAGTGATACAGCGCCAATAAGGGCGTTTTTTTATTGGTTCAATGACTAAGTAATTGATTAAAGCAAGTGGGTAAAACCAAAGCTTGTATGGATAAGGTGACGGACGACTGAACGATCGGTCAAGTGTTTGTTTGATTAAAGTTTTTTTCTTCCCAAAACAAGGGAAAAACTTTCTTCGGCTCTAAACTTCCCTCACTCTCAATCAAGCATTTGTGACTTGCTTGTGTCAATAACTTCTTTTAGTTTTCTCTATTGGTTTTGATTTAAAGACATTAAAAAAAGCCACAATAATAATAATAACCACGGGCGAGCTTAACTGTTGTGTTGGCAGTTGCGCGGTTTCCGTTTCTAGTGGCAGATAATCCAGAGCTTGTCACCTGCCAGTGATAAGCTTTTTGATTTAAAAAAATAACCCCCATACTGCCAGACGAGGGGGGTTGTAAATTAATGATTGTGATCCTCAATATAATTCTGCAACGAGATTAACACTAAGCCAGCCAAAATCTGCCAAAGTGTGGCTTGTAGCTGTTGCAGTACAATTATAGAAGCTTTCACGAAGGAACACCTCCCTTCTGGGCGTCTAATCACAACGCCTAAGATATATCATAGCAGGAAGAAGTCCTGCTCCTAATTGTTTTAATTACGACGGATTGTATATATTTCGATCTTTTTAGCTATTGTGATCTTTAATCATATATTCATGGTAATAAAATATGGTATACTTAAGGTAATTATTTTTTTCGCGTGACCCATCAGGGAACAGCTCTGCTGTGACCAGGGACTAAGACCGATAGGTCGTGGACCGGTGATGGGTCAAAGTGCTTTATTATAAGGATAAGGTGCTAAAGATGAGAAAAATCGCGTAGCCCCCAAATTACTAATAGGGGGGGTAAATTAACCGAAAGACAACTAGTAAAACCCCCAAGTTCGTATGGGGGTTAAGGGTTACAGGAGTTTTGTATCAATGTGCAAAATTACCTAGCATGTCCTATAATATGTTTTCAAAAATGAGACAATATAATAAAACAATCATTTAAATCGGCATATGTCAACTATTGTAATGAATATAAGTAGCCACTTTTTATGACTATGAATTTCTTTATTACTGTTTTATCAACACTAATATTGTGAATTTTTAGTTGTATATTGTTGCAATGTTCGGGATCTGTTATTAACCTCGTTTTTTTGCTAAGATATAGATACTTTTTTAGTCTCCCAGTTAGTAAATATTTATATATTGTGATGACATAAGAAGCGTCTTGACCTATATTCGATACAATAAACCAGGACGATTAGGCTACCTTTTAAAACTGACCAGTCTGTTCTCCACGTGACTTGGCATAATCTATTCAGACTTTAAATTGCATTTTTTTATAATCAGGAATCAGTGTTTATAGTCATTTTTAGTGAGGAAGTGTTGGCATGAAAGATTTATCGCAACAACCGATTATCTTTACTGGTAAACTTAACAGTTTGACACGACTACAAGCCCAACAATTGGCAGCGATGTTAGGGGCGTTTCCTCAAACTAACATGAATCAAAAAATAAAGTATGTGATTGCTGGTCAAATAGAGCAGTCCATGTTCGAAATATTAACCACCAAAAAAATTAAGTATGCTGAGACGCACAGCGTTGAAATTTTGAATGAAAGCGAATTTTTAAAGTGGTGTATTTGGCGCTTACAACAGAAAAATTCTTTTTAGTCACGTGTGATTTGGATTAAAAACAGCCTTTCGTTCTTTTTTTGAACAGAAAGGCTGTTTTTTTTACGTACTTTAGTAATTAATG contains:
- a CDS encoding ParA family protein gives rise to the protein MELKTNRKQAITLTVGNFKGGVGKTTNSILIAYTLAQKGIKTLVIDLDPQANATKTLTLTKLNQDEDGILTFEKTLMRGIADNKIDDLPIKIIDNLFLMPSNIDFEEFAKFLYQNTDNQTDEDFYFSKLLDPIKESFDIIIIDVPPMSKEITRNAVTSSDYVLISLQTQEHSLTGAENYIEELNKLNEKYDLNLTVVGLLPVLLKNTGTVDEYIIENAKEIFGESNIFSTIVPQMERIKRFDINGITNHDRHDLKVLQKYNEVTDELITRLNFYEKEVN
- a CDS encoding BRCT domain-containing protein, translating into MKDLSQQPIIFTGKLNSLTRLQAQQLAAMLGAFPQTNMNQKIKYVIAGQIEQSMFEILTTKKIKYAETHSVEILNESEFLKWCIWRLQQKNSF